The Bacillus sp. FJAT-27916 genomic interval CGGGAAGTAGAGGAAAGGCTGAGACCCCGCAGGCGTAAGTGCCGAGGAGGCTCAAGCCTTCCTCCCCGCGGAAAGCGAGTGCATTTTGCTGAATGAAACGATTGTATATTTCCAACTGCTGTTGAATAGGAAGAATAAGTGACAATCACTCATTTTTGAAAATCATTTATTCCATTTAGTCCCAAACTCTTTTTTCTTTTTCTCTTACAATGAGGCAAACTCCTCAATCAATTCCCGATACTGTTTCATCGCGTTATTAATTGGCTCAGGCGAGGTCAAATCAACCCCTGCCTTCTTCAAGAGATCAAGCGGATATTCGGAGCTTCCGCTCTTCAAGAATTCCAGATAGGAGGCTTGAACCTCTTTGTTGCCCTTCAGCAATTCCCCTGCCAAATGAATGGCGGAGACAAATCCAGTCGCATATTTGTACACATAGAATGGACGGTAGAAATGCGGGATTCGTGACCAGCCGTATGGTGTTTCTTCCTCTTCTTCTACGACATCACCGCTGTAGGCATTCGATAATTGGCCGTATATTTGATTGAAGGATTCCTTATTGAGCGGCTCTCCTTGCTCTGCCTTCTCATGCGTGATTTTCTCAAACTCACTGAACATAACCTGCGTGAAGAAGGTTCCGTTGAACTGGTCAATAAAGTAATTCAATAAGTATTTCCGTTTCTTCGGATCTGTCGTTTCTTTTAATAAGTAATGAATTAACAGCACCTCATTTACAGTTGAGGCAACCTCTGCCACAAAGATGGAATAGCCGGCTGAGATTCTTGGCTGATAGGTCGAGGAATAATAGCTGTGCATCGCATGGCCCATCTCATGAACGAGCGTGAACTGGCTGTCAATATCATCATGATGATTCAACAGGATGAACGGGTGTACCCCATAAACGCCAAGATTATAGGCACCAGAGCGCTTCCCTGGCGTTTCCCTGACATCGACATAGCGTTTGTCACGGAAGCTGCTGAGGATGCTTAAATACTCCTCACCAAGCGGATGAAGTGCCTTTAGCATGTTCTCGTAGGCTTCGTGATAGCTGATATCCTGCTTCACACCTTCTACAAGATCGACACTCAAATCATATGGCTTCAATTGTTCAAGACCGAGGATTTCCTTTCGAATCTCATTATAACGGTGCTTCGCATCCAAATTCTTTCTGGTCGTTTCAATCAAATTCTCATATACCTCAACCGGCACCTTATCAGCAAACAATGCCTTCTCAAGTGCCGATGAGTAGTTTCGAATCTTTGTCCGCACAACATTGTTCTTAATATTGGCTGATAAGGTAGAAGCAATCACGTTCGCATATTGTAGGTACGGCTTGTAATAGGCTTTATAGGCCTCTTTCCGTACATTTCGGTCAGTGTCCTCAATCAGCTTTGAGTACATCCCCCTCGTGAGCTCGACCATATCGCCATTGCCGTCAGATACCTCGCCGAACTGAATGTCCGCATTATTAAACATTTGAAAGGTCGTATTCGGAGCAGAGAAGGTTTCCCCTAATTTCGATAAGAGCTCCTCCTGTTCCTTATTCAAGGTGTGATTCTTATAACGGAACGCATCCCATAAGTCCTTCTCGAAGTACTGGAGTCCCTCCTGTTCCTTAATATACGTGCGCAACGTCTCTTCATCCAAGCTTAATAAGTACGGCATGAAGAATGCGCCGGCCTCGCTTAACTTCACGCTAAGCGTACGTGCTTTCGCCAGTAAATTTTGCGCCAATGATTCTCGTGTATCCAAATCACCAAGCAGCATCGCATACACGTATATATTCGTGAAGATGGCATCTGTCTCTTCATTCTTAGTCAAATAATCAAGTAAGTCCTTGCCATTCTGTATTGCCCCATTATAGGCAGCAATCTCACCGACAAGTCCCTCTACCTGCTGATAATCCTTCTCCCAATCGTCTATGCTGGAGTAAAGGTCAGTCAAATCCCATTTCTCATGGTCTGGTACTTCATTGCGATCTTTATACTGTTTCATGTGGCTGCCTCCTGTTCATTTGTCCATTGTTTATGTATATACATAGATAGGCCCGTATTAGCACAGGTCCCTTATCTCTCTAGTTTACCAATAAAGAGCAAAAAACTTACTATACTTGCTTGAAAGATACGATAAGATTTCTATCAATCAAGGGGGTTCCTCATCGCTTAATCTTTTACGAGCAGTTCAGATTGCCTTAAGAAAAAGCCGTCCTGCGGGCTTATACCACGCTGGACGGCTTTTCATCGTGCTTATTTCAACATGTCTTTTACGATAGAAACCACA includes:
- the pepF gene encoding oligoendopeptidase F, translated to MKQYKDRNEVPDHEKWDLTDLYSSIDDWEKDYQQVEGLVGEIAAYNGAIQNGKDLLDYLTKNEETDAIFTNIYVYAMLLGDLDTRESLAQNLLAKARTLSVKLSEAGAFFMPYLLSLDEETLRTYIKEQEGLQYFEKDLWDAFRYKNHTLNKEQEELLSKLGETFSAPNTTFQMFNNADIQFGEVSDGNGDMVELTRGMYSKLIEDTDRNVRKEAYKAYYKPYLQYANVIASTLSANIKNNVVRTKIRNYSSALEKALFADKVPVEVYENLIETTRKNLDAKHRYNEIRKEILGLEQLKPYDLSVDLVEGVKQDISYHEAYENMLKALHPLGEEYLSILSSFRDKRYVDVRETPGKRSGAYNLGVYGVHPFILLNHHDDIDSQFTLVHEMGHAMHSYYSSTYQPRISAGYSIFVAEVASTVNEVLLIHYLLKETTDPKKRKYLLNYFIDQFNGTFFTQVMFSEFEKITHEKAEQGEPLNKESFNQIYGQLSNAYSGDVVEEEEETPYGWSRIPHFYRPFYVYKYATGFVSAIHLAGELLKGNKEVQASYLEFLKSGSSEYPLDLLKKAGVDLTSPEPINNAMKQYRELIEEFASL